A window of the Rhizobium brockwellii genome harbors these coding sequences:
- the mnmD gene encoding tRNA (5-methylaminomethyl-2-thiouridine)(34)-methyltransferase MnmD — MTDVNPDQIGAGAPQPLEWRDGDMPYSTAFGDHFYCQTDGRLECGHVFLAGNGLPERWNGRQRFRIGELGFGTGLNFAETWRQWKLHRADGQHLHFISFELHPMRGEEIGRALSHWPEIDAERQVLTAAWPEIPTGIVRLDLDAQTTLSVVCGYALDGVATAEDDFDAWYLDGFAPSRNSDMWSQELMRLVCEKSSAGGTFATYAAAGFVRRNLIAAGFAVERRKGFAGKREMLCGVKASPSQRADQ; from the coding sequence ATGACAGACGTGAACCCCGATCAGATTGGCGCGGGCGCGCCGCAGCCGCTCGAATGGCGCGACGGCGATATGCCCTATTCGACAGCCTTTGGCGATCATTTTTATTGCCAGACCGATGGGCGGCTGGAATGCGGCCACGTTTTCCTCGCCGGCAACGGCCTGCCGGAGCGCTGGAACGGGCGGCAGAGATTCCGGATCGGAGAACTCGGCTTCGGCACCGGCCTGAACTTCGCCGAAACCTGGCGACAATGGAAGCTCCACCGTGCAGACGGCCAGCACCTGCATTTCATCTCCTTCGAACTGCACCCGATGCGCGGTGAAGAAATCGGCCGGGCGCTGTCGCACTGGCCGGAGATCGATGCCGAACGTCAGGTGCTGACGGCGGCCTGGCCGGAAATACCGACCGGTATCGTGCGCCTCGATCTCGATGCCCAGACGACGCTCAGCGTCGTATGCGGCTATGCCTTGGACGGCGTCGCGACAGCCGAAGACGACTTCGACGCCTGGTATCTCGACGGCTTCGCCCCGTCGCGCAATAGCGATATGTGGTCGCAGGAACTGATGCGGCTCGTCTGTGAGAAAAGCTCAGCCGGCGGCACTTTCGCCACCTATGCAGCGGCCGGCTTCGTGCGCCGCAATCTCATCGCCGCCGGCTTCGCCGTCGAGCGCCGCAAGGGCTTTGCCGGCAAGCGCGAAATGCTCTGCGGCGTCAAGGCATCCCCCAGTCAGCGCGCAGATCAGTAG
- a CDS encoding NAD(P)/FAD-dependent oxidoreductase — protein MEKADSPQPVSGQSSSELLIVGGGIMGLWAAVHAERRGIRAVIADAGRLGEGASGGLLGALMPHMPDRWSEKKQFQFDALVSLETEITALEAETGLSAGYSRSGRLIPLPKPHLNTIARGRFEDAEQHWRVGERRFHWHVLDRPPVNGWIEASAGESGFVHDTLAARVAPRLLIAALIAFLRRAKHVRILEHATVAGLDPDRGTTEINGETIAFSHCILAAGHRSFPLLQALTAGLKQPLGQPVKGQAALLKADIDPALPTIFLDGLYVVAHEGGHAAIGSTSENRFDDPSSTDAQLDVLIEAARGIVPTLRDAPVVERWAGLRPKAIDRDPMIGRHPDHRRLIALTGGFKVSFGLAHRLAEAAICIVGDTDCGFLLPESFAISSHIAAASR, from the coding sequence ATGGAAAAAGCCGATAGTCCTCAGCCGGTCTCAGGTCAATCGTCCTCAGAGTTGCTGATCGTCGGCGGCGGCATCATGGGTCTCTGGGCGGCCGTCCATGCCGAGCGCCGGGGCATACGTGCCGTTATTGCCGACGCCGGCAGGTTGGGCGAAGGTGCGAGCGGCGGCCTGCTCGGCGCGCTGATGCCGCATATGCCGGACCGGTGGTCGGAGAAGAAGCAGTTCCAGTTCGATGCGCTGGTCTCGCTCGAAACCGAAATCACAGCGCTCGAGGCCGAGACCGGGCTTTCCGCCGGTTATAGCAGGTCCGGACGGCTGATCCCGCTGCCGAAGCCGCATCTCAACACAATAGCGCGCGGCCGTTTCGAGGACGCTGAACAGCATTGGCGGGTGGGCGAGCGCCGCTTCCATTGGCATGTGCTCGACAGGCCGCCGGTCAACGGCTGGATCGAGGCGTCTGCCGGCGAGAGCGGCTTCGTGCACGACACGCTCGCCGCCCGCGTTGCGCCCCGCTTGCTGATCGCAGCGCTCATCGCCTTCCTGCGGCGGGCAAAGCATGTTCGTATCCTGGAGCATGCGACGGTTGCCGGCCTCGATCCTGATCGCGGCACGACCGAAATCAACGGCGAAACGATCGCTTTCAGTCACTGCATCCTGGCCGCCGGCCATCGCTCCTTTCCATTGCTGCAAGCGCTGACAGCGGGGCTGAAGCAACCGCTCGGCCAGCCGGTCAAGGGGCAGGCAGCCCTGTTGAAAGCCGATATCGACCCGGCGCTACCGACGATCTTTCTGGACGGGCTCTATGTCGTCGCGCATGAGGGCGGGCACGCGGCAATCGGCAGCACCAGCGAGAACCGTTTTGACGATCCCAGCTCAACCGACGCCCAGCTCGACGTGCTGATCGAGGCGGCGCGCGGCATCGTGCCGACGCTTCGCGACGCTCCCGTTGTCGAGCGCTGGGCCGGGCTTCGTCCGAAGGCGATCGACCGGGATCCAATGATCGGCCGCCATCCCGATCACCGGCGCCTGATCGCGTTGACCGGCGGCTTCAAGGTCAGCTTCGGCCTCGCTCACCGGCTGGCGGAGGCGGCGATATGTATCGTAGGCGATACAGATTGCGGATTTTTGCTGCCGGAAAGCTTCGCAATTTCAAGCCATATTGCGGCGGCTTCACGTTAA